A single genomic interval of Bacillus sp. es.036 harbors:
- the cysI gene encoding assimilatory sulfite reductase (NADPH) hemoprotein subunit: MTNKPVTKDGKPSEMEKIKDESRYLRGSLVESFADPITASIPDADTKLLKFHGSYMQDDRDIRQERKQQKLEPAYQFMVRVRLPGGVATPEQWLVMDDLANEYGNGTLKLTTRQTFQMHGILKWNMKKSIQAMDSVLMDSLAACGDVNRNVMCNANPYQSDIHAEVHGWARKLSDDLLPRTRAYHEIWLDEEKVLDRKEEEIEPMYGPHYLPRKFKIGVAVPPSNDVDIFSQDLGFIAILEDGKLQGFNVAVGGGMGMTHGDTSTYPQLSRIIGFCSPENIVDVAEKIITIQRDYGNRSERKNARFKYTIDRRGLDWVRNELNTRLGYELEEARSYHFDHNGDRYGWVKGDGKWHLTLFIQNGRIVDLEDYQIMTGLCEIAKVHTGDFRLTPNQNLIIANVAEEKKAEIDQLVAAYGLTDGKQNSALRRNSMACVAFPTCGLAMAEAERYLPSLIDKIEEIVDEAGLREEEIVIRMSGCPNSCSRPTLGEIAFIGKAPGKYNMYMGAGFVGDRLSKLYKENIGEEEILASLKPILFNYAKEKEENEHFGDYVIRAGYVEEVRSGLDFHS; this comes from the coding sequence ATGACGAATAAACCGGTAACGAAAGATGGAAAACCGAGTGAAATGGAAAAAATCAAAGATGAAAGCCGCTATTTACGGGGTTCTCTTGTGGAAAGTTTTGCAGATCCGATTACAGCCTCCATTCCCGATGCGGATACAAAGTTATTAAAGTTCCATGGAAGTTATATGCAGGACGATCGCGATATTCGTCAGGAGCGGAAGCAGCAGAAACTTGAACCAGCTTATCAGTTTATGGTTCGCGTCCGGTTACCTGGGGGTGTTGCGACTCCGGAGCAGTGGTTAGTGATGGATGATCTGGCGAATGAATATGGAAACGGTACGTTAAAGCTTACGACGCGTCAAACATTTCAAATGCATGGGATTTTAAAATGGAATATGAAGAAGAGTATTCAGGCAATGGATTCTGTTCTGATGGATTCTCTTGCAGCCTGTGGTGACGTGAATCGAAACGTGATGTGTAACGCCAATCCGTATCAATCTGATATTCATGCAGAAGTGCACGGATGGGCACGAAAACTAAGCGACGACCTGTTACCGAGAACAAGAGCGTATCATGAAATTTGGTTAGATGAAGAGAAGGTGCTCGATCGTAAAGAAGAAGAGATTGAGCCAATGTATGGGCCTCATTACTTACCGAGAAAATTTAAGATTGGTGTTGCGGTTCCGCCATCAAACGATGTGGACATTTTCTCGCAAGATCTCGGCTTTATTGCAATTCTTGAAGATGGCAAGCTTCAAGGGTTCAATGTTGCCGTAGGCGGTGGAATGGGCATGACGCATGGCGACACAAGTACGTATCCTCAGTTGTCCAGAATCATTGGCTTTTGTTCACCTGAAAACATTGTTGATGTGGCCGAGAAGATCATTACGATTCAGCGTGATTATGGCAATCGTTCAGAGCGTAAGAACGCTCGCTTTAAATATACAATTGATCGAAGAGGACTTGACTGGGTTCGGAACGAATTGAATACTAGACTTGGCTATGAACTAGAAGAAGCTCGTTCTTACCACTTTGATCATAATGGCGATCGCTATGGATGGGTCAAAGGGGATGGCAAATGGCACTTAACGCTCTTTATCCAAAATGGGCGTATTGTTGATTTAGAAGATTATCAAATTATGACCGGACTATGTGAGATTGCGAAAGTTCATACAGGTGATTTTAGGTTAACACCGAATCAGAATCTTATTATTGCAAACGTAGCAGAAGAGAAGAAAGCGGAAATCGATCAACTAGTCGCTGCATACGGTCTGACAGACGGGAAACAGAATTCAGCCCTACGCCGTAATTCGATGGCCTGTGTTGCCTTCCCGACATGCGGTTTAGCAATGGCAGAAGCTGAGCGGTATTTGCCTTCTCTTATTGATAAAATCGAGGAGATTGTGGATGAAGCGGGTCTAAGAGAAGAAGAGATTGTGATTCGTATGTCAGGCTGTCCGAATAGCTGTTCACGTCCAACATTAGGCGAGATTGCTTTTATTGGAAAGGCACCTGGTAAGTACAACATGTATATGGGAGCCGGATTCGTTGGCGACCGATTAAGCAAGCTTTATAAAGAAAACATTGGTGAGGAAGAGATCCTTGCTTCTCTCAAACCGATCCTCTTTAACTATGCAAAAGAAAAAGAAGAGAATGAGCATTTCGGTGATTATGTGATCCGAGCGGGATATGTTGAAGAAGTGCGATCAGGACTTGATTTTCATAGTTAA
- a CDS encoding MBL fold metallo-hydrolase, whose product MQQIKQIGDRFYYQTPVSETDRPILGMVVGDEKSLMIDAGNSEAHARYFLEELSDRGLKRPDMVALTHWHWDHIFGLSALRDTVSISSFQTKEEMAKLIPLSWSDADLDQRVEEGTEIEFCATAIKKEFVNHRHITITLPDLTFEDKLEIDLGGVTCVLQHVGGDHAADSVVVYIKEEKILFLGDCFYPDIFSSKTNYTVRTTNQLLDVLEGFEGEWVILSHGEAIPIEEFKKEVKLLRTVSSITEACRGNQQEMQRSFKGIVGRELNEEEREVIQEFANGYSL is encoded by the coding sequence ATGCAACAAATAAAACAAATCGGTGATCGTTTTTACTACCAAACACCAGTATCCGAAACAGACCGACCGATTCTAGGGATGGTAGTTGGGGATGAAAAGTCGTTAATGATTGACGCAGGAAATTCAGAAGCTCATGCACGTTATTTTCTAGAGGAACTTTCAGATCGGGGGCTTAAAAGACCTGATATGGTAGCACTTACCCACTGGCATTGGGATCATATATTTGGGTTATCCGCGCTCAGAGATACGGTTTCGATTTCTTCTTTTCAAACGAAAGAAGAAATGGCTAAGCTTATTCCCTTATCATGGTCTGATGCAGATCTTGATCAGCGTGTAGAAGAAGGAACGGAAATTGAATTTTGTGCAACCGCCATCAAAAAGGAATTCGTGAATCATCGTCATATTACGATTACTCTTCCGGATCTAACCTTTGAGGACAAACTGGAAATCGATCTTGGCGGCGTGACGTGTGTCCTTCAACATGTTGGCGGAGACCATGCGGCTGACTCGGTGGTCGTCTACATAAAAGAAGAAAAAATTCTATTTTTAGGCGATTGCTTTTATCCTGATATTTTTTCTAGTAAAACCAACTATACGGTGAGGACGACAAACCAACTGCTTGATGTACTAGAAGGCTTTGAGGGCGAATGGGTGATTTTATCACACGGAGAAGCGATTCCGATTGAAGAGTTTAAGAAAGAAGTAAAGCTTTTGCGAACAGTTTCTTCCATTACGGAAGCGTGTAGGGGGAATCAGCAAGAAATGCAACGTTCTTTCAAAGGTATCGTTGGCAGAGAGTTGAACGAAGAAGAACGTGAAGTGATTCAAGAGTTTGCAAACGGGTATAGCCTGTAA
- a CDS encoding DUF1801 domain-containing protein, producing MYELKTKETDNSVIEFIESIDHPKKREDGYRLLDLFTETTGYEPKMWGPSIIGFGSYHYKYATGHEGDAPLVGFSPRKAKISLYLAQGEPERENALKRLGKHKTGKACVYVNKLDDIDLDVLKEMIRQSVDYLKELYPERS from the coding sequence ATGTACGAATTAAAAACGAAAGAAACGGACAACAGTGTCATCGAATTTATTGAAAGTATCGACCATCCGAAAAAGCGAGAAGATGGGTACCGGTTGTTAGATCTATTTACTGAAACAACGGGGTATGAACCGAAAATGTGGGGACCTAGCATTATTGGTTTCGGTTCGTATCATTATAAATACGCGACGGGACATGAAGGTGATGCGCCACTCGTAGGATTTTCACCAAGGAAAGCAAAAATTAGCTTATATCTCGCTCAAGGTGAACCGGAACGCGAGAACGCACTTAAACGATTGGGTAAGCATAAGACAGGGAAGGCGTGCGTTTACGTGAACAAGTTAGACGATATTGATCTTGATGTTTTGAAAGAGATGATTCGACAGTCAGTTGATTACTTGAAAGAGTTATATCCTGAGCGTTCTTAA
- a CDS encoding MEDS domain-containing protein: MKSQMNQLFIEKKCVHVLYAYQGIKRYLEQVCEFIEQGIANEEYTILIENDRLYPMILKELQPKLTEQQLNYVHRVNSFDFYFSSGSYHPPAIHDYFTKTVAPYVENSLSFRSWAHVEWASMEEPLHLIGDFEKIVDSAVNDLSFPLICAYDGERMPDYLVTILMETHPYVLMDDQFMTSKQYLG, encoded by the coding sequence TTGAAAAGCCAAATGAACCAACTGTTCATAGAGAAAAAGTGCGTTCATGTGCTTTATGCCTATCAGGGGATTAAGCGTTACCTTGAGCAGGTTTGCGAATTCATTGAACAAGGAATAGCGAACGAAGAGTATACGATTCTTATTGAAAACGACCGTCTTTACCCAATGATTTTAAAAGAACTACAACCCAAGCTAACCGAACAACAATTGAACTATGTTCACCGAGTAAATAGCTTTGATTTTTACTTTTCAAGTGGAAGCTACCATCCCCCAGCCATTCATGACTATTTCACAAAGACCGTAGCTCCGTATGTCGAAAACAGCCTGTCCTTTCGTTCGTGGGCACACGTTGAATGGGCTTCAATGGAAGAACCCCTTCATCTGATCGGAGACTTTGAAAAAATCGTTGATAGTGCTGTTAACGACCTGTCTTTTCCACTCATCTGTGCTTATGATGGTGAAAGGATGCCTGATTACCTTGTTACCATTTTAATGGAAACTCATCCGTATGTATTAATGGATGATCAATTTATGACTTCAAAACAATACCTTGGCTAA
- a CDS encoding threonine synthase yields MTYSMVSHLTCPKCKETYDADSIQQLCVCGSPLLVDYKLDEVKKHVTKEMIAGREQSLWRYHELLPVKDVANKVSFEEGMTPILPLPSLGKEMAIPYLYIKDEGMVPTGSFKARGAAVGVSKAKELGVRNLAMPTNGNAGAAWSLYAAKAGLEAHIVMPVDAPEITRKEVSISGAHLHLVNGLISDAGKIVGDLVKEQGFYDASTLKEPYRIEGKKTMGYEIAEQLNWELPDVILYPTGGGVGLIGIYKALLELQKLGWIKEEKLPRLVAVQSDGCAPIVKAFDEGKTESEFWENSTTHAFGINVPKAIGDFLVLDAIYQTNGCAISVSEEEIRESQREVATLEGQFVCPEGAATFAAAKTLKERGWIKEEEQVVCLNTGLGIKYPDAFDVNAKTMEPHERIGY; encoded by the coding sequence ATGACATATAGCATGGTTTCCCATTTAACTTGTCCAAAGTGCAAAGAAACATATGATGCCGATTCAATTCAACAGCTCTGTGTTTGTGGGTCGCCACTTCTCGTTGACTATAAGCTTGATGAAGTGAAAAAGCACGTTACAAAGGAAATGATCGCAGGACGGGAGCAGTCACTGTGGCGGTACCATGAGTTGCTTCCAGTAAAAGATGTAGCGAATAAAGTCAGTTTTGAAGAAGGAATGACGCCGATCTTGCCACTTCCTTCTCTTGGTAAGGAAATGGCGATTCCATATTTGTACATAAAAGATGAAGGCATGGTTCCAACTGGTTCATTTAAAGCGAGAGGTGCGGCGGTTGGGGTTTCAAAGGCAAAAGAGCTTGGTGTTCGGAACTTAGCGATGCCGACGAATGGTAATGCAGGAGCTGCCTGGTCGCTTTACGCTGCAAAGGCAGGATTAGAAGCTCATATTGTGATGCCAGTTGACGCTCCTGAAATTACGAGAAAAGAAGTTAGTATTTCTGGAGCCCATCTGCATCTTGTGAACGGTTTGATTAGTGACGCAGGGAAAATCGTAGGTGATCTCGTGAAAGAGCAGGGATTTTATGATGCTTCTACGCTTAAAGAACCTTATCGAATTGAAGGTAAAAAGACGATGGGGTATGAAATAGCGGAACAGCTGAATTGGGAACTTCCTGATGTGATTCTTTATCCGACAGGGGGAGGCGTTGGCCTGATCGGCATTTATAAAGCGCTTCTTGAGCTTCAGAAGCTTGGTTGGATCAAAGAAGAGAAGCTTCCGAGATTAGTTGCTGTTCAATCAGATGGGTGTGCTCCGATTGTGAAAGCGTTCGATGAAGGGAAAACAGAATCAGAGTTCTGGGAGAATTCAACCACACATGCGTTTGGGATTAATGTCCCAAAAGCCATTGGTGATTTTCTTGTTCTGGACGCGATCTACCAAACGAATGGTTGTGCCATTTCCGTTTCTGAAGAAGAGATTCGTGAATCGCAAAGGGAAGTAGCGACTCTAGAAGGGCAATTTGTGTGTCCGGAAGGAGCCGCTACGTTTGCAGCAGCCAAAACACTCAAAGAACGCGGTTGGATAAAAGAAGAGGAACAGGTCGTTTGTTTGAATACGGGGCTCGGGATAAAATATCCGGATGCATTTGATGTAAATGCGAAAACGATGGAGCCTCATGAAAGAATTGGTTATTAA
- a CDS encoding SRPBCC family protein: protein MKELIAYRFTEFIDAPIDLVYECLHKDEHVLNWNTMIVEHIYEGREDEMGAGSRFKSKQRIGKKEYTFETEVLVHEPPHRIAMKTTTKEGINFTRYELIEGDGGTQLSIEASLIPKNVVYFLAGKLTLWMSKFVFDEQYLAFIQYVYDRQSNIHQGLEVICHEEQTGQEFLAIAYLNEGHLWDVYFSVEDEELCERLLAKGYDGACDSEVYLFEAIHYVDAEEKFIEWVEEVYLPLKSPSSPE from the coding sequence ATGAAAGAATTAATTGCCTATCGTTTTACAGAGTTTATTGATGCACCAATTGACCTCGTTTACGAATGCTTACATAAAGACGAGCATGTTCTAAATTGGAATACAATGATTGTTGAGCATATTTATGAAGGGCGAGAGGATGAAATGGGAGCAGGTTCTCGCTTTAAATCAAAGCAAAGGATTGGGAAGAAAGAGTACACGTTTGAGACGGAAGTGCTTGTTCACGAGCCTCCACATAGAATCGCTATGAAAACGACAACGAAAGAGGGAATAAATTTTACGCGGTATGAGTTGATTGAAGGTGATGGAGGAACCCAATTATCGATCGAAGCAAGCTTAATTCCTAAAAACGTTGTGTATTTTCTAGCAGGAAAGTTGACGCTTTGGATGAGTAAATTTGTCTTTGATGAACAATACTTAGCGTTTATTCAATATGTGTACGATCGGCAATCCAATATACATCAAGGCCTCGAGGTCATCTGCCATGAAGAACAGACAGGTCAAGAGTTTCTCGCTATCGCTTATCTGAATGAAGGACACTTATGGGATGTTTACTTTAGTGTAGAGGACGAAGAGTTGTGCGAGAGATTACTTGCAAAGGGCTATGATGGAGCCTGTGATTCAGAAGTTTATCTTTTTGAAGCGATTCACTATGTTGATGCGGAAGAAAAGTTTATCGAATGGGTAGAAGAGGTGTATCTCCCATTGAAAAGCCCCTCGTCACCCGAATAA
- a CDS encoding site-2 protease family protein, translating to MFTLNDIPMFLVNFFVILPIVTLVHEAGHVLVARLFGGKVKFCIGTGRTLFHIGPLEIRRKYFMEGWCQYEELKYNKTWAHIAIYLSGSLFNLIVILIINYLITSNTIPVTLFFYQFTYFSIYFIFFSLMPFRNDDGRPSDGMAVFDVLRYGKSADPID from the coding sequence ATGTTTACGTTAAATGATATCCCAATGTTTCTAGTGAATTTCTTTGTTATCCTACCAATCGTCACACTCGTCCATGAGGCTGGTCACGTGCTTGTAGCCAGACTGTTTGGAGGCAAAGTGAAATTTTGTATCGGTACAGGACGCACGCTTTTTCATATAGGACCACTGGAAATTCGAAGAAAGTACTTTATGGAAGGTTGGTGTCAGTACGAGGAGTTGAAATATAATAAAACCTGGGCACACATCGCCATTTATTTAAGCGGTAGTTTGTTTAATTTAATCGTTATTTTAATTATAAACTATTTGATCACGTCAAATACGATTCCTGTTACGCTCTTTTTCTATCAATTCACATATTTCTCCATCTACTTCATTTTCTTCTCTCTTATGCCTTTTCGCAATGATGATGGAAGACCGAGTGACGGGATGGCTGTATTTGATGTGCTTCGCTACGGAAAGTCAGCTGACCCAATTGATTAA
- a CDS encoding group-specific protein: MGKCTIDHSHRDVITKLENQSPYMPENVVQEIHRFLQQTIKQATLNELFHLLKKYDLSSEEEKEMRNAELRKIVLSN, encoded by the coding sequence ATGGGAAAATGTACAATCGATCACTCTCACAGAGATGTGATAACAAAGCTTGAGAATCAGTCACCGTATATGCCAGAAAATGTTGTGCAAGAAATCCATCGATTTTTACAGCAAACGATTAAGCAAGCAACGTTAAATGAACTTTTTCATCTTCTGAAAAAATATGATCTGTCCTCAGAGGAAGAAAAGGAAATGCGAAATGCTGAACTTCGAAAAATAGTGCTTTCAAACTAG
- a CDS encoding ABC transporter permease subunit, with protein MLAIGIREFQNLFKSIRSIIIILFIFSVTLGIAKLISNYKEVFSEVGLDGDIYMGGLVLLIIAAGPLFVASLSHSAINQEIHSRTIRFLATKVSREKIVLGKFLGIALYWVVCILVASLLILPFTKGFYFNQFMESLIFILYFVGLAIFLSTLITKPGMTMFLGIILAILLPIIGLWSLGSENLIIDLLSYLTPYYYYYSLGEHIYTYVVLIFPILFVLGSLLLIRKKDF; from the coding sequence ATGTTAGCGATTGGTATAAGAGAGTTTCAAAATCTATTTAAAAGCATTCGATCGATTATTATTATCTTGTTTATTTTTAGTGTAACGCTTGGTATTGCAAAATTAATAAGCAATTATAAAGAAGTATTTAGTGAGGTTGGTTTAGACGGGGATATTTATATGGGCGGTTTAGTATTACTTATTATAGCGGCCGGACCATTATTTGTTGCTAGCCTTTCTCACAGTGCTATTAACCAGGAAATTCATTCAAGAACGATCCGTTTTCTTGCTACAAAGGTTTCTAGGGAGAAGATCGTTCTTGGTAAATTCCTTGGAATAGCCCTGTATTGGGTGGTGTGTATTTTAGTTGCTTCGCTATTAATCCTTCCTTTTACAAAAGGGTTTTATTTCAATCAGTTTATGGAGTCGCTTATTTTCATCCTTTATTTTGTAGGACTTGCTATATTTCTTTCAACTTTGATTACGAAGCCTGGGATGACCATGTTCCTCGGAATTATTCTTGCGATCCTGTTGCCCATCATTGGCTTATGGAGTCTTGGATCAGAAAACCTCATCATTGATCTATTAAGCTATTTAACACCTTATTATTATTATTATAGTCTAGGTGAACATATCTACACGTACGTTGTGTTGATCTTCCCTATACTGTTCGTATTAGGAAGTCTACTACTGATTAGAAAGAAGGATTTTTAA
- a CDS encoding ABC transporter ATP-binding protein, with protein sequence MYAIETEGLTKIYAKKKVVNEIDLKVEQGSVFGFLGKNGAGKSTFINMLAGLIHPSSGSFKILGEQSHQNQKMGVLPDYSTFYDDLTAFQHLKYFSRLLNVKLPKPEILDLLQRVELEEAAHVKAKKFSFGMKKKLGIAQALINEPDILFLDEPTSGVDANAVLTIHRLIQDISKKGTTIFLTSHNLDEVEKLCDDIAIMNQGVITAKGSMQQLRARYQNKLIVFIKHSRLNEKQMSSLRPQLDELANRVEWDQELTTVTVDGEWLIPEINRSFLHANVDVFRIEVDEPSLEEIFIKIGGNQRSA encoded by the coding sequence ATGTATGCAATTGAAACAGAAGGATTAACAAAAATCTATGCCAAGAAGAAAGTAGTCAATGAGATTGATCTAAAAGTAGAACAAGGTAGCGTCTTTGGGTTTTTAGGAAAAAACGGAGCAGGTAAATCGACCTTTATTAACATGCTAGCGGGGTTAATCCATCCAAGTTCTGGCTCGTTTAAGATTCTAGGAGAGCAGTCTCATCAGAACCAAAAAATGGGTGTTCTACCAGACTACTCAACGTTTTATGATGATTTAACAGCTTTCCAACACCTAAAGTACTTTAGTAGACTTTTGAATGTAAAACTACCAAAACCGGAAATTCTTGACCTTTTACAACGAGTAGAATTAGAAGAAGCAGCACACGTAAAGGCAAAGAAATTTTCGTTTGGTATGAAAAAGAAGCTGGGAATTGCACAAGCTTTAATCAATGAACCGGATATCCTCTTTCTTGATGAACCTACATCAGGAGTGGATGCGAACGCCGTATTAACCATTCATCGCTTAATTCAAGACATTTCTAAGAAAGGAACAACCATCTTCTTAACCTCTCATAATTTAGATGAAGTTGAAAAGCTGTGCGATGATATTGCGATCATGAACCAGGGTGTTATTACAGCTAAGGGAAGTATGCAGCAATTGAGAGCTAGGTATCAAAATAAATTGATCGTGTTTATCAAGCATTCGCGTTTGAACGAAAAACAAATGAGTTCACTAAGACCTCAATTAGATGAACTAGCTAATAGGGTTGAATGGGATCAGGAATTAACGACTGTCACAGTAGATGGTGAATGGCTAATTCCAGAAATTAATCGAAGCTTTTTGCATGCGAATGTGGATGTGTTTCGGATAGAGGTGGATGAACCATCACTTGAAGAAATCTTTATAAAAATAGGTGGAAACCAACGTTCAGCCTGA
- a CDS encoding assimilatory sulfite reductase (NADPH) flavoprotein subunit, which translates to MHLQVMNSPFDQEQTELLNRLLPTLNETQKIWLSGYLSVPGVAETAATTEAPSAEEAFSKNEPKTREITILYGSHTGNGQSLAESFFERLDHEKYNVTLSSLDDFKPKSLKKVEDLLLITSTHGDGDPPDNALSFYDFIQSKRAPELGEIRFSVLSLGDSSYEFFCQTGKDFDRRLEELGATRIYPRVDCDLDFEEPAEEWFEGVMSLLSDAPSKSEASPSKEASETNLSYSRTNPFKAEILENINLNGRGSNKETRHLELDLEGSNLVYEPGDSLGIYPENDTTLVLQLIEEMSWDRDSHVVINKQGDVQSLQEALTKTYEITSLTKPLLKKIAELTESAELLRMVNAEGEELKTYIYGRDLIDLVKDYGPWEIAAEDFVKILRKIPVRLYSIASSPKASEDEVHLTIGALRYDAHGRARTGVCSGQCAERSQPGDQLPVFVQRNENFRLPNNPDTPVIMIGAGTGVAPYRAFLQEREEIGAGGDTWLFFGEQHFVTDFLYQVEWQKWLKDGVLTRMDVAFSRDTDEKVYVQHRMREQSKELYEWIQKGAHIYVCGDEKYMAKDVHIALVNILEKQGGLSESEAEAYLSDLRNEKRYQRDVY; encoded by the coding sequence TTGCATTTACAGGTTATGAATAGTCCTTTTGATCAAGAACAAACGGAACTTTTAAATCGTCTATTACCAACACTAAATGAAACGCAGAAAATTTGGCTGAGCGGGTATCTTTCTGTTCCGGGAGTGGCAGAAACAGCGGCAACAACTGAAGCTCCCTCAGCTGAAGAAGCGTTCTCAAAGAATGAACCAAAAACGCGTGAAATTACGATTCTCTATGGCTCTCATACGGGAAATGGTCAGTCTCTAGCAGAATCTTTTTTTGAGCGGCTTGATCACGAAAAGTACAACGTTACGCTCTCATCCCTCGATGATTTTAAACCAAAGTCACTTAAGAAAGTAGAAGACCTTTTATTGATTACAAGCACGCATGGAGATGGAGATCCTCCTGATAATGCGCTAAGCTTTTACGACTTTATCCAAAGTAAGCGAGCTCCTGAATTAGGAGAAATTAGATTTTCTGTCCTATCACTTGGAGATAGCTCGTATGAATTTTTCTGTCAAACTGGGAAAGATTTTGATAGACGTCTGGAAGAATTAGGAGCTACTAGAATTTATCCTCGTGTCGATTGTGATTTGGATTTTGAAGAACCTGCGGAAGAATGGTTTGAAGGTGTCATGAGTCTGCTGTCTGATGCCCCGTCCAAGAGTGAAGCGTCACCTTCTAAGGAAGCTAGTGAAACGAATCTTTCGTACTCAAGAACGAATCCGTTTAAAGCAGAGATCTTAGAAAATATTAATTTAAACGGACGAGGATCGAATAAAGAAACGCGTCATCTTGAGCTTGATCTTGAAGGATCCAATCTCGTATACGAACCAGGCGACAGTCTGGGGATTTATCCAGAAAATGATACCACGCTTGTGCTTCAACTGATTGAAGAAATGAGTTGGGACCGAGACAGCCATGTGGTCATAAACAAGCAGGGAGACGTGCAGTCTCTTCAGGAAGCTTTGACGAAGACGTATGAGATTACAAGTCTAACAAAACCATTGCTTAAGAAGATTGCGGAGCTTACGGAGAGCGCAGAGCTTCTCCGCATGGTGAATGCCGAGGGAGAAGAGCTTAAGACCTACATTTACGGAAGAGATCTTATTGATTTGGTGAAAGATTACGGACCGTGGGAAATCGCTGCAGAGGATTTTGTGAAGATACTGCGTAAAATACCAGTCCGTCTTTACTCTATTGCAAGCAGTCCGAAAGCGAGCGAAGACGAAGTTCATCTTACAATTGGGGCGCTACGATATGACGCACACGGTCGCGCTCGCACTGGCGTCTGTTCGGGACAGTGCGCTGAACGGTCACAGCCAGGTGATCAACTTCCAGTCTTTGTACAGCGGAACGAGAATTTTAGACTGCCAAACAATCCCGATACACCTGTCATCATGATCGGGGCAGGTACGGGAGTGGCGCCGTATCGTGCATTTTTACAGGAACGAGAAGAAATTGGCGCAGGTGGCGATACGTGGTTGTTCTTTGGTGAACAGCATTTTGTCACCGACTTTCTTTACCAGGTTGAATGGCAAAAGTGGTTAAAAGATGGTGTGCTGACTCGCATGGATGTCGCTTTTTCTCGTGATACGGATGAAAAAGTGTATGTTCAACACCGCATGCGCGAGCAAAGTAAAGAACTATACGAGTGGATCCAAAAGGGAGCACACATATACGTATGTGGTGATGAGAAATATATGGCAAAAGATGTTCATATTGCCCTCGTTAACATACTTGAGAAGCAGGGTGGATTGAGCGAATCTGAAGCTGAAGCCTACTTATCGGATCTCCGTAACGAGAAACGCTACCAGCGAGATGTGTACTAA